From Myotis daubentonii chromosome 15, mMyoDau2.1, whole genome shotgun sequence, one genomic window encodes:
- the PLEKHG2 gene encoding pleckstrin homology domain-containing family G member 2 isoform X2 has protein sequence MPEGARGLSLSKPSPRLSPRHRGEVCDCATVCETQTASATPAMASLRGSGSSTSLSTVGSEGDLAPGPTPACLASRPEPLPGPPIRLHLSPVGTPGLVKPSRLERVAREIVETERAYVRDLRSIVEDYLGPLLDGGVLGLSTEQVGTLFANIEDIYEFSSQLLEDLEGSSSAVGIAECFVQRSEDFDIYTLYCMNYPSSLALLRELSLSPPAALWLQERQAQLHHSLPLQSFLLKPVQRILKYHLLLQELGKHWVEGPGTGGREMVEEAIVSMTAVAWYINDMKRKQEHAARLQEVQRQLGGWTGPELSAFGELVLEGSFRGGGGGGPRLRGGERLLFLFSRMLLVAKRRGPEYTYKGHIFCCNLSVSENPRDPLGFKVADLTIPKHRHLLQAKNQEEKRLWIHCLQRLFFENHPASIPAKAKQVLLENSLHCAPKSKPIPEPVIPLLGSPRPRDARSFTPGRRNTAPSPGPSTARHGRRQSEPVKDPYVMFPQNAKPRLKQAGSEGELYPSLEPQPSGPASGPAEDLEDTGPPTLDPSGTSITEEILELLNQRGLRDAGCSLQPPPHDIPKFPGDSQVPRDGESLTFPALPSRDSSEEEDEELEMDERGPSPLHVLEGLEGSGAAEVPDIPGLTKNPAVSTLPERSSLSEIPPMPCLPSLSDISSVFEMPCLPVIPSVPGIPGLSSPPTLPCDSWLHGPLQEPDEALATRRELFSGARAGKLGEPSSEGRAGQAREEEDGVSFPDFRPQDGAQDQDELGFRSCSEIRSAWQALEQGHLARPGFPEPLLILEDSDLRGGSGSGKAGAPSTERAASRVRELARLYSERIQQMQRAETRASANAPRRRPRALAQLQLSPCLPHEQAEPGPLPAFGHVLVCELAFPLTLAQESVPLGPAAQVQAAAPLSKQGGCLGGQGLDVSSLPEQDRRGIRIPDAPTLPERGLWNVQSPATTPFPKQEGPAVQVPAIASLPDQEGHPEMQISMTTPLPAHRGHRDIQLPATTFFPQQECQMDIQVPTTPALLKQGSCSRVTGLATSPMPKQEDHRDCQSPASTPLTKQGGFMDVRSPATVCSQAVDPLLLHGSSLDHQIPANAPLPLEPDLSDIQVLDTSPLPVYGSHLDHQIPANAPLSLPQDLPDIQAPVAIAVPQPQGLMDTRVQALAPLPKRGDLPDIQAAIAVPLLQEQSLTDLQVPKPTPLLEQKSLTDIHCTAATPLPEQGSSWDIQGLSPTPVQTTVALSKPEGHPVSPIARSESSDLTPPHSPSPPTRQLLGPNAAALSRYLAASYISQSLARRQGPGGEAPQAFRGSWSSSAPTSRAPSPPPQPQPPPPPARRLSYATTVNIHVGGGGRLRPAKAQVRLNHPALLASTQESAGFRRAQGAPDAPLHT, from the exons CCTCCGCAACCCCCGCCATGGCCTCCCTTCGAGGTTCTGGGAGCTCCACATCCTTGAGCACAGTGGGCTCGGAGGGGGACCTGGCCCCAGGGCCCACCCCTGCCTGCTTAGCCTCCAGACCAGAGCCCCTTCCAGGGCCCCCCATCCGCCTGCATCTGTCGCCTGTGGGGACCCCTGGTTTGGTGAAACCCTCAAGGCTGGAGCGTGTGGCCCGTGAGATCGTGGAGACGGAGCGGGCCTATGTCCGGGACCTCCGCAGCATCGTGGAG GACTACCTGGGCCCCCTGCTGGATGGCGGGGTCCTGGGGCTGAGCACGGAGCAGGTGGGCACGCTGTTTGCAAACATCGAGGACATCTACGAGTTCAGCAG ccagctccTGGAGGACCTGGAGGGCAGCAGCAGTGCAGTGGGCATTGCAGAGTGCTTCGTGCAGAGG agtgAAGATTTTGACATCTACACGTTGTACTGCATGAACTACCCAAg CTCCCTAGCCCTGCTCCGGGAGCTGTCGCTGTCTCCACCCGCAGCCCTGTGGCTGCAGGAGCGCCAGGCCCAGCTCCACCACTCACTGCCCCTGCAGAGCTTCCTCCTGAAACCTGTTCAGCGCATCCTCAAGTACCACCTGTTGCTGCAG GAGCTGGGCAAGCACTGGGTTGAGGGCCCGGGCACCGGGGGCCGCGAGATGGTAGAGGAGGCTATTGTGTCCATGACAGCCGTTGCCTGGTACATTAACGACATGAAGCGCAAGCAGGAACACGCTGCGCGCCTCCAG GAAGTGCAGCGGCAGCTGGGCGGCTGGACCGGCCCGGAGCTCAGTGCTTTCGGGGAGCTGGTGCTGGAAGGCTCATTCCGAGGTGGCGGAGGGGGTGGCCCCCGACTTCGAGGGGGTGAGCGGCTGCTCTTTCTATTCTCACGGATGCTGCTCGTGGCCAAACGCCGGGGGCCAGAATACACCTACAAGGGTCACATCTTT TGCTGCAACCTGAGTGTGAGCGAGAATCCTCGTGACCCTCTAGGGTTCAAGGTGGCCGATTTGACCATTCCCAAGCACAGGCACCTGCTTCAG GCCAAGAACCAAGAAGAGAAGAGACTGTGGATTCACTGTCTCCAGCGTCTCTTCTTTGAGAACCACCCTGCCTCTATCCCAGCCAAG GCAAAACAAGTTCTTCTTGAAAACAGCCTGCACT GTGCTCCTAAAAGTAAGCCTATCCCAGAGCCTGTGATCCCCCTACTTGGGTCTCCCCGACCTCGAGATGCTAGAAGTTTCACCCCTGGACGAAGGAACACAG CTCCgtctccaggcccctccactgCCCGCCATGGCCGTAGACAGTCTG AGCCAGTGAAGGACCCTTATGTCATGTTTCCACAGAATG cTAAGCCTAGACTCAAG CAAGCTGGCAGTGAGGGGGAGCTCTACCCCTCTTTAGAGCCTCAGCCATCGGGTCCAGCTTCTGGACCTGCTGAGGACTTGGAAGACACTGGACCCCCGACGCTGGACCCCTCTGGGACCTCAATCACTGAAGAAATCCTGGAACTGCTGAACCAAAGAGGCCTCCGAGATGCAGGG TGCTCGCTACAGCCACCTCCCCACGACATTCCCAAGTTCCCTGGAGACTCCCAAGTACCACGTGATGGTGAAAGCCTCAcattcccagccctgcccagccggGACTCTTCAGAAGAGGAGGATGAAGAGCTGGAGATGGACGAACGGGGCCCTTCCCCACTCCATGTCCTGGAGGGACTTGAAGGTTCCGGTGCAGCTGAAGTTCCCGACATTCCTGGCCTTACCAAAAATCCTGCCGTGTCCACCCTCCCTGAGAGGTCTAGCCTTTCTGAAATTCCTCCAATGCCCTGCCTTCCCAGTCTCTCTGACATTTCCAGTGTTTTTGAAATGCCCTGCCTTCCAGTCATACCCAGTGTCCCCGGCATTCCTGGTCTTTCcagccctcccacccttccctgtGACTCTTGGCTGCATGGCCCGCTGCAGGAGCCAGATGAGGCTCTAGCCACCAGGAGAGAACTGTTCTCTGGGGCCCGTGCTGGGAAACTGGGAGAGCCCTcctcagagggcagggcagggcaggcaagggaggaggaggatggggtaTCATTTCCAGATTTCCGGCCCCAGGATGGTGCCCAAGATCAGGATGAGCTGGGATTCCGCTCTTGCTCCGAAATCCGGAGTGCCTGGCAGGCTCTGGAGCAGGGGCATTTGGCCCGGCCAGGTTTCCCAGAACCGCTGCTGATTCTGGAAGATTCAGATCTGCGAGGAGGGAGTGGGAGCGGAAAGGCCGGAGCCCCCAGTACAGAGCGGGCCGCATCCCGAGTGCGAGAGTTGGCCCGGCTGTACAGCGAGCGGATCCAGCAGATGCAGCGGGCCGAGACGCGGGCATCGGCCAACGCCCCCCGCCGCAGGCCACGGGCTCTGGCCCAACTCCAGCTgtccccctgcctgccccacgaGCAGGCCGAGCCAG GGCCCCTGCCTGCATTTGGACACGTGTTGGTATGTGAACTGGCCTTCCCGCTGACTTTGGCCCAGGAATCTGTCCCCctgggccctgctgcccaggTTCAAGCTGCTGCACCCCTGTCTAAGCAGGGAGGCTGCCTGGGTGGCCAGGGCCTAGATGTTTCCAGTTTGCCTGAGCAAGACCGTAGGGGCATCCGGATTCCAGATGCTCCCACTTTGCCTGAGCGAGGCCTCTGGAACGTCCAGAGTCCAGCCACCACACCTTTTCCCAAGCAGGAAGGCCCAGCTGTCCAGGTCCCAGCTATTGCATCTCTACCTGATCAAGAAGGCCACCCGGAAATGCAAATTTCAATGACCACTCCTTTGCCTGCGCATAGAGGCCACAGGGATATACAGCTTCCGGCTACCACCTTTTTCCCTCAGCAAGAATGTCAGATGGACATCCAAGTTCCAACCACCCCGGCTTTGCTGAAGCAGGGAAGTTGTTCTCGTGTCACAGGTTTAGCCACCTCTCCTATGCCCAAGCAAGAAGACCACCGAGACTGCCAAAGTCCAGCCAGCACCCCATTAACTAAGCAGGGAGGTTTCATGGATGTTCGGTCCCCAGCCACTGTCTGCAGCCAAGCCGTTGACCCTTTGCTTTTGCATGGAAGCAGCCTGGACCATCAGATCCCAGCCAACGCCCCACTGCCCTTGGAACCTGACCTCTCAGACATTCAGGTTCTGGATACCTCACCTTTGCCTGTATATGGAAGCCACCTAGACCACCAGATCCCAGCCAATGCTCCATTGTCTTTGCCCCAGGATCTCCCAGACATTCAGGCTCCGGTTGCCATAGCCGTGCCCCAGCCGCAAGGCCTCATGGACACACGGGTCCAAGCACTCGCACCTTTGCCCAAGCGCGGAGACCTGCCAGACATCCAGGCTGCCATTGCTGTACCTTTGCTCCAGGAGCAAAGTCTCACAGACCTTCAGGTCCCCAAACCTACACCTTTGTTGGAGCAGAAGAGCCTCACAGACATCCATTGTACAGCTGCCACTCCTCTGCCTGAACAAGGAAGCTCATGGGACATTCAGGGCCTGTCACCCACCCCAGTTCagaccactgtggctttgtcgaAACCAGAAGGCCACCCTGTCTCTCCCATTGCCAGGTCAGAGTCTTCAGACTTGACTCCACCCCACAGTCCCTCACCCCCAACCCGTCAGCTCCTGGGTCCCAATGCAGCTGCTCTCTCAAGATACCTGGCAGCCTCATACATCAGCCAGAGCCTAGCTCggaggcaggggcctgggggagaggcccCCCAAGCTTTCCGGGGTTCCTGGTCCTCTTCTGCCCCCACATCACGGGCACCTTCACCGccgccccaaccccagcccccaccacctcCAGCCAGGAGGCTCAGCTATGCCACCACAGTCAACATCCATGTCGGGGGTGGCGGGCGGCTACGGCCAGCCAAGGCCCAGGTCAGGTTGAACCACCCTGCTCTATTAGCTTCTACCCAGGAATCTGCGGGCTTTCGCAGAGCCCAGGGGGCTCCTGATGCCCCTTTGCACACATGA
- the PLEKHG2 gene encoding pleckstrin homology domain-containing family G member 2 isoform X5, whose product MPEGARGLSLSKPSPRLSPRHRASATPAMASLRGSGSSTSLSTVGSEGDLAPGPTPACLASRPEPLPGPPIRLHLSPVGTPGLVKPSRLERVAREIVETERAYVRDLRSIVEDYLGPLLDGGVLGLSTEQVGTLFANIEDIYEFSSQLLEDLEGSSSAVGIAECFVQRSEDFDIYTLYCMNYPSSLALLRELSLSPPAALWLQERQAQLHHSLPLQSFLLKPVQRILKYHLLLQELGKHWVEGPGTGGREMVEEAIVSMTAVAWYINDMKRKQEHAARLQEVQRQLGGWTGPELSAFGELVLEGSFRGGGGGGPRLRGGERLLFLFSRMLLVAKRRGPEYTYKGHIFCCNLSVSENPRDPLGFKVADLTIPKHRHLLQAKNQEEKRLWIHCLQRLFFENHPASIPAKAKQVLLENSLHCAPKSKPIPEPVIPLLGSPRPRDARSFTPGRRNTAPSPGPSTARHGRRQSEPVKDPYVMFPQNAKPRLKQAGSEGELYPSLEPQPSGPASGPAEDLEDTGPPTLDPSGTSITEEILELLNQRGLRDAGCSLQPPPHDIPKFPGDSQVPRDGESLTFPALPSRDSSEEEDEELEMDERGPSPLHVLEGLEGSGAAEVPDIPGLTKNPAVSTLPERSSLSEIPPMPCLPSLSDISSVFEMPCLPVIPSVPGIPGLSSPPTLPCDSWLHGPLQEPDEALATRRELFSGARAGKLGEPSSEGRAGQAREEEDGVSFPDFRPQDGAQDQDELGFRSCSEIRSAWQALEQGHLARPGFPEPLLILEDSDLRGGSGSGKAGAPSTERAASRVRELARLYSERIQQMQRAETRASANAPRRRPRALAQLQLSPCLPHEQAEPGPLPAFGHVLVCELAFPLTLAQESVPLGPAAQVQAAAPLSKQGGCLGGQGLDVSSLPEQDRRGIRIPDAPTLPERGLWNVQSPATTPFPKQEGPAVQVPAIASLPDQEGHPEMQISMTTPLPAHRGHRDIQLPATTFFPQQECQMDIQVPTTPALLKQGSCSRVTGLATSPMPKQEDHRDCQSPASTPLTKQGGFMDVRSPATVCSQAVDPLLLHGSSLDHQIPANAPLPLEPDLSDIQVLDTSPLPVYGSHLDHQIPANAPLSLPQDLPDIQAPVAIAVPQPQGLMDTRVQALAPLPKRGDLPDIQAAIAVPLLQEQSLTDLQVPKPTPLLEQKSLTDIHCTAATPLPEQGSSWDIQGLSPTPVQTTVALSKPEGHPVSPIARSESSDLTPPHSPSPPTRQLLGPNAAALSRYLAASYISQSLARRQGPGGEAPQAFRGSWSSSAPTSRAPSPPPQPQPPPPPARRLSYATTVNIHVGGGGRLRPAKAQVRLNHPALLASTQESAGFRRAQGAPDAPLHT is encoded by the exons CCTCCGCAACCCCCGCCATGGCCTCCCTTCGAGGTTCTGGGAGCTCCACATCCTTGAGCACAGTGGGCTCGGAGGGGGACCTGGCCCCAGGGCCCACCCCTGCCTGCTTAGCCTCCAGACCAGAGCCCCTTCCAGGGCCCCCCATCCGCCTGCATCTGTCGCCTGTGGGGACCCCTGGTTTGGTGAAACCCTCAAGGCTGGAGCGTGTGGCCCGTGAGATCGTGGAGACGGAGCGGGCCTATGTCCGGGACCTCCGCAGCATCGTGGAG GACTACCTGGGCCCCCTGCTGGATGGCGGGGTCCTGGGGCTGAGCACGGAGCAGGTGGGCACGCTGTTTGCAAACATCGAGGACATCTACGAGTTCAGCAG ccagctccTGGAGGACCTGGAGGGCAGCAGCAGTGCAGTGGGCATTGCAGAGTGCTTCGTGCAGAGG agtgAAGATTTTGACATCTACACGTTGTACTGCATGAACTACCCAAg CTCCCTAGCCCTGCTCCGGGAGCTGTCGCTGTCTCCACCCGCAGCCCTGTGGCTGCAGGAGCGCCAGGCCCAGCTCCACCACTCACTGCCCCTGCAGAGCTTCCTCCTGAAACCTGTTCAGCGCATCCTCAAGTACCACCTGTTGCTGCAG GAGCTGGGCAAGCACTGGGTTGAGGGCCCGGGCACCGGGGGCCGCGAGATGGTAGAGGAGGCTATTGTGTCCATGACAGCCGTTGCCTGGTACATTAACGACATGAAGCGCAAGCAGGAACACGCTGCGCGCCTCCAG GAAGTGCAGCGGCAGCTGGGCGGCTGGACCGGCCCGGAGCTCAGTGCTTTCGGGGAGCTGGTGCTGGAAGGCTCATTCCGAGGTGGCGGAGGGGGTGGCCCCCGACTTCGAGGGGGTGAGCGGCTGCTCTTTCTATTCTCACGGATGCTGCTCGTGGCCAAACGCCGGGGGCCAGAATACACCTACAAGGGTCACATCTTT TGCTGCAACCTGAGTGTGAGCGAGAATCCTCGTGACCCTCTAGGGTTCAAGGTGGCCGATTTGACCATTCCCAAGCACAGGCACCTGCTTCAG GCCAAGAACCAAGAAGAGAAGAGACTGTGGATTCACTGTCTCCAGCGTCTCTTCTTTGAGAACCACCCTGCCTCTATCCCAGCCAAG GCAAAACAAGTTCTTCTTGAAAACAGCCTGCACT GTGCTCCTAAAAGTAAGCCTATCCCAGAGCCTGTGATCCCCCTACTTGGGTCTCCCCGACCTCGAGATGCTAGAAGTTTCACCCCTGGACGAAGGAACACAG CTCCgtctccaggcccctccactgCCCGCCATGGCCGTAGACAGTCTG AGCCAGTGAAGGACCCTTATGTCATGTTTCCACAGAATG cTAAGCCTAGACTCAAG CAAGCTGGCAGTGAGGGGGAGCTCTACCCCTCTTTAGAGCCTCAGCCATCGGGTCCAGCTTCTGGACCTGCTGAGGACTTGGAAGACACTGGACCCCCGACGCTGGACCCCTCTGGGACCTCAATCACTGAAGAAATCCTGGAACTGCTGAACCAAAGAGGCCTCCGAGATGCAGGG TGCTCGCTACAGCCACCTCCCCACGACATTCCCAAGTTCCCTGGAGACTCCCAAGTACCACGTGATGGTGAAAGCCTCAcattcccagccctgcccagccggGACTCTTCAGAAGAGGAGGATGAAGAGCTGGAGATGGACGAACGGGGCCCTTCCCCACTCCATGTCCTGGAGGGACTTGAAGGTTCCGGTGCAGCTGAAGTTCCCGACATTCCTGGCCTTACCAAAAATCCTGCCGTGTCCACCCTCCCTGAGAGGTCTAGCCTTTCTGAAATTCCTCCAATGCCCTGCCTTCCCAGTCTCTCTGACATTTCCAGTGTTTTTGAAATGCCCTGCCTTCCAGTCATACCCAGTGTCCCCGGCATTCCTGGTCTTTCcagccctcccacccttccctgtGACTCTTGGCTGCATGGCCCGCTGCAGGAGCCAGATGAGGCTCTAGCCACCAGGAGAGAACTGTTCTCTGGGGCCCGTGCTGGGAAACTGGGAGAGCCCTcctcagagggcagggcagggcaggcaagggaggaggaggatggggtaTCATTTCCAGATTTCCGGCCCCAGGATGGTGCCCAAGATCAGGATGAGCTGGGATTCCGCTCTTGCTCCGAAATCCGGAGTGCCTGGCAGGCTCTGGAGCAGGGGCATTTGGCCCGGCCAGGTTTCCCAGAACCGCTGCTGATTCTGGAAGATTCAGATCTGCGAGGAGGGAGTGGGAGCGGAAAGGCCGGAGCCCCCAGTACAGAGCGGGCCGCATCCCGAGTGCGAGAGTTGGCCCGGCTGTACAGCGAGCGGATCCAGCAGATGCAGCGGGCCGAGACGCGGGCATCGGCCAACGCCCCCCGCCGCAGGCCACGGGCTCTGGCCCAACTCCAGCTgtccccctgcctgccccacgaGCAGGCCGAGCCAG GGCCCCTGCCTGCATTTGGACACGTGTTGGTATGTGAACTGGCCTTCCCGCTGACTTTGGCCCAGGAATCTGTCCCCctgggccctgctgcccaggTTCAAGCTGCTGCACCCCTGTCTAAGCAGGGAGGCTGCCTGGGTGGCCAGGGCCTAGATGTTTCCAGTTTGCCTGAGCAAGACCGTAGGGGCATCCGGATTCCAGATGCTCCCACTTTGCCTGAGCGAGGCCTCTGGAACGTCCAGAGTCCAGCCACCACACCTTTTCCCAAGCAGGAAGGCCCAGCTGTCCAGGTCCCAGCTATTGCATCTCTACCTGATCAAGAAGGCCACCCGGAAATGCAAATTTCAATGACCACTCCTTTGCCTGCGCATAGAGGCCACAGGGATATACAGCTTCCGGCTACCACCTTTTTCCCTCAGCAAGAATGTCAGATGGACATCCAAGTTCCAACCACCCCGGCTTTGCTGAAGCAGGGAAGTTGTTCTCGTGTCACAGGTTTAGCCACCTCTCCTATGCCCAAGCAAGAAGACCACCGAGACTGCCAAAGTCCAGCCAGCACCCCATTAACTAAGCAGGGAGGTTTCATGGATGTTCGGTCCCCAGCCACTGTCTGCAGCCAAGCCGTTGACCCTTTGCTTTTGCATGGAAGCAGCCTGGACCATCAGATCCCAGCCAACGCCCCACTGCCCTTGGAACCTGACCTCTCAGACATTCAGGTTCTGGATACCTCACCTTTGCCTGTATATGGAAGCCACCTAGACCACCAGATCCCAGCCAATGCTCCATTGTCTTTGCCCCAGGATCTCCCAGACATTCAGGCTCCGGTTGCCATAGCCGTGCCCCAGCCGCAAGGCCTCATGGACACACGGGTCCAAGCACTCGCACCTTTGCCCAAGCGCGGAGACCTGCCAGACATCCAGGCTGCCATTGCTGTACCTTTGCTCCAGGAGCAAAGTCTCACAGACCTTCAGGTCCCCAAACCTACACCTTTGTTGGAGCAGAAGAGCCTCACAGACATCCATTGTACAGCTGCCACTCCTCTGCCTGAACAAGGAAGCTCATGGGACATTCAGGGCCTGTCACCCACCCCAGTTCagaccactgtggctttgtcgaAACCAGAAGGCCACCCTGTCTCTCCCATTGCCAGGTCAGAGTCTTCAGACTTGACTCCACCCCACAGTCCCTCACCCCCAACCCGTCAGCTCCTGGGTCCCAATGCAGCTGCTCTCTCAAGATACCTGGCAGCCTCATACATCAGCCAGAGCCTAGCTCggaggcaggggcctgggggagaggcccCCCAAGCTTTCCGGGGTTCCTGGTCCTCTTCTGCCCCCACATCACGGGCACCTTCACCGccgccccaaccccagcccccaccacctcCAGCCAGGAGGCTCAGCTATGCCACCACAGTCAACATCCATGTCGGGGGTGGCGGGCGGCTACGGCCAGCCAAGGCCCAGGTCAGGTTGAACCACCCTGCTCTATTAGCTTCTACCCAGGAATCTGCGGGCTTTCGCAGAGCCCAGGGGGCTCCTGATGCCCCTTTGCACACATGA